In one window of Bdellovibrio bacteriovorus W DNA:
- a CDS encoding purine-binding chemotaxis protein CheW (COG0835 Chemotaxis signal transduction protein) codes for MSEMIQKAKPGQYLTFQLMSEQYGVAIETVREINQFGEITPVPRTPEYVKGVMNLRGKIIPVVNLRVKFGMNPQDTTRDTCIIVIDTEIGQVGMIVDSVKEVVDLEDAKIEPPPVLSSSGATNFVKGMGKVDDKVVILVDVVSAFSQAQMSQLSEATHESYAKAA; via the coding sequence ATGAGCGAAATGATTCAAAAGGCAAAACCAGGTCAGTACCTAACTTTTCAACTTATGTCTGAACAGTATGGTGTTGCCATTGAAACAGTCCGTGAAATCAATCAGTTCGGTGAAATCACGCCTGTCCCGCGAACACCAGAGTACGTAAAAGGTGTTATGAATCTCCGTGGTAAAATTATCCCTGTCGTTAATCTGCGTGTGAAGTTTGGAATGAATCCGCAAGATACGACACGCGACACTTGTATTATTGTCATCGACACTGAAATCGGTCAGGTCGGAATGATCGTCGACTCTGTAAAAGAAGTTGTTGATCTAGAGGATGCTAAAATTGAACCGCCGCCGGTTCTCAGCAGCTCTGGCGCGACGAACTTTGTAAAAGGTATGGGCAAGGTCGATGATAAAGTCGTTATCTTAGTGGATGTGGTTTCCGCATTCTCTCAAGCACAGATGAGCCAGCTCTCTGAAGCGACTCATGAATCCTACGCAAAAGCTGCGTAA